From the Paenibacillus sp. FSL H8-0548 genome, one window contains:
- a CDS encoding choice-of-anchor I family protein, giving the protein MKIYSRRLISFLLAAEITASMALAGGPVMAAAGLEQAGTPYTANQVYSHAVPHVIINQVYGGGLAVDTDVPISHGFIELYNPTDSDIDLSGWSLQYADRGNKDTTGPTKAWEKLNLTGTIKAYSSFLIKGAATGKQAAKVDLTNKGDLSWERFINNKGLKVALMSNQTLLTEANPFLTLPDGYVDMVGSGSNDAGSNIDGYENEFPTGDNEGTSKQKAIRRTDFIDTDNNKKDFKQIDYKGAAVESLPSVAPRSGADGPWGAGVVLPLAISTTVLSDGYVGSAYSAALQATGGTAPYTFTATGLPEGLSLQANGELAGTPVTAVSQAAVNITVTDSTSGTPLTVDKTFTLTIKSEIAAANHLLINEVYGGGGKINKETPPVAAPFLYDFIELYNPTAQPISLAGYHLRYSNKGATTVQGFDFSEDAVIGPNDYYLVRLEATWGNTGDKNYGSAYYADAYASTKEQSIGMSDTDGTVELFQGAYSSSAVIDAVGFGAVKTLLHEGTPIGDGASLPAAVKGVRRINYQDSNNNAADFTIVDPSPTSSGQAEGDVEVITDFVKLIGSLQKLTADTSVTVEGLVTTPPVKSDNSQAEAVRYIQSFTGAIAVEGMDPSIPVGAEVRVSGVAGLHEGEVRVKGNPVVARLNNNVYSLTVDDTFDGSMLVVDKLSSVTTERYGRRVTTTGKVEVVDAAAKTIKLDNDMILYVNGAFPSTAIGDTLEATGVIGVYSSNVRLAIANASADLVIKPASAEFNDTLNISKIGEYSVGLSNKDGGVAEIVKFNKDNGKFYLVNGSGNPPSLDIVSLGSGNGNLNKEKTIAVQQLAETEGFLYGDLTSVDINTTTKRVSVTVQEADALKSGKILVLDYDGNLLASYMAGVQPDMIKSTSDGKYILTADEAEPRSGTTDPKGSVTIVNTETNTVTQVLFDDPSVIEDGVHIRGLADPADGKIKTSGTKADAIFDFEPEYITLSEDNKTAYVSLQENNAIAIIDIATGKVTAVKALGFKDYNDVRNSLDLVKDGAIKLENVPFKGMYMPDGIASHTINGQTYLFTANEGDVTEWPNRTNGSTIGALKGSLDPASAAAIFLSGKTAYDGVEVASDMGNDSIYMYGGRSFSVWNADTMEQVYDSGNDFETITAARLPAYFNTSNSKTALDDRSGKKGPEPEDIKTGKVGNKVLAFVGLERIGGFMTYDVTDPANATFANYTNTREFKDGQGKDNLDTDTGPEGLEFIPADISPTGMPLLLVAYEVGGKVGVYQLNVTKVTVDKKALSMKVGDASSKLNAVARPAAGSASSVIWSSSNAAVAKVDGNGNVTAVSAGSAVITAVSADGYGLAETIVTVLPASTGTGPDTGTVVPTPTPTPEQAGTSIVSGDTVKAVTVIKAETDNDSNTTAEVTASQMAETLAALEKAANGKPGAVEFTVDRNANAESATIRFEEQAIALIASKGLVSLSINGGLGAVSFDSKAIDTLTAAAAAGAGELSFAIKKEDVSKLSDSERAAIGSHPAYELTITAGNTAVTDLLGGKVRISIPYTLQAGEDSQAIVIYYFAEDGQPVVVSNSVYDALTGQLYFTVNHFSTYGIGYNHVTFTDTAASFAKDSIMYLSSRNIIGGMGNDRFVPKANISRADFTLILARIAGAELDSYTSSSFTDVSPSDYYAGAVAWASDKGITGGTGNGVFEPQANISREQLVAMIVRFADVMSFTLPSNTNAQSFVDDSSISAFAKEAAAAVQQAGIINGKPAGNNEGNSFAPKDAATREEAAKMLAKLIQLMA; this is encoded by the coding sequence GATATTGATCTCTCAGGATGGTCGTTGCAGTACGCAGACCGTGGCAATAAAGATACTACAGGTCCTACTAAGGCATGGGAAAAGCTTAATCTCACAGGTACGATAAAAGCGTACTCCTCCTTTCTGATTAAAGGAGCCGCTACAGGGAAACAAGCTGCAAAGGTTGATCTTACCAATAAAGGCGATCTGTCATGGGAGCGTTTTATTAATAACAAAGGACTGAAGGTTGCTCTGATGAGTAATCAGACCTTGCTTACAGAGGCTAATCCCTTTTTAACGCTGCCGGACGGCTATGTCGATATGGTTGGTTCCGGAAGCAATGATGCGGGCAGCAATATCGATGGATACGAAAATGAATTTCCAACTGGTGATAATGAAGGTACTTCGAAGCAAAAGGCGATTCGCCGCACCGATTTCATAGATACAGATAATAATAAAAAGGACTTTAAGCAAATTGATTATAAAGGTGCAGCTGTAGAGTCTCTGCCTTCAGTAGCACCACGAAGCGGCGCTGACGGTCCATGGGGGGCTGGAGTCGTTCTGCCGCTTGCGATTAGTACGACGGTGCTTTCTGACGGATATGTCGGGTCGGCCTATTCTGCTGCGCTGCAAGCAACGGGTGGAACAGCACCCTATACCTTTACTGCAACAGGCTTGCCTGAAGGGCTCAGCCTTCAAGCGAATGGCGAGCTTGCTGGGACACCGGTAACAGCTGTATCACAAGCGGCTGTGAACATTACCGTAACAGACAGCACCTCAGGAACCCCGCTGACCGTGGACAAAACTTTCACGCTTACGATTAAATCAGAGATTGCAGCTGCAAACCATCTGCTTATTAATGAAGTATATGGAGGCGGCGGGAAAATCAATAAAGAAACCCCTCCTGTCGCAGCGCCGTTTCTATATGATTTCATTGAGCTTTACAATCCGACAGCCCAGCCTATCTCGTTAGCGGGTTATCATTTAAGGTATAGCAATAAAGGAGCGACAACCGTTCAAGGCTTCGATTTTTCTGAAGATGCGGTCATTGGCCCTAACGATTATTATCTTGTTCGACTAGAAGCGACATGGGGAAATACAGGTGACAAAAATTATGGGTCAGCTTATTATGCCGATGCATATGCAAGTACAAAAGAGCAATCGATAGGCATGTCAGATACCGATGGAACGGTTGAGTTGTTTCAAGGAGCTTACTCTTCTTCAGCAGTCATTGATGCAGTAGGCTTCGGAGCAGTTAAGACTTTGCTGCATGAAGGAACTCCGATAGGCGATGGAGCATCGCTGCCAGCTGCTGTCAAAGGAGTACGGCGCATTAATTATCAGGATTCCAACAATAATGCCGCAGATTTCACGATCGTTGATCCATCGCCGACAAGTTCTGGACAAGCCGAAGGTGACGTAGAGGTGATCACGGACTTCGTTAAGCTCATCGGCTCGCTTCAGAAGCTTACGGCGGATACGAGTGTTACAGTCGAGGGACTGGTGACGACGCCTCCCGTAAAATCCGATAACAGCCAAGCTGAAGCGGTGCGATATATTCAATCGTTCACGGGAGCGATCGCAGTAGAAGGCATGGACCCTTCGATTCCGGTGGGAGCAGAAGTCAGGGTAAGCGGCGTGGCAGGTCTTCATGAAGGCGAGGTTCGTGTGAAAGGAAATCCAGTGGTAGCAAGGCTAAACAACAACGTATATAGTCTGACTGTGGACGATACGTTTGACGGATCGATGCTTGTTGTAGACAAGCTAAGCTCAGTAACGACTGAGAGGTATGGCAGAAGAGTAACGACTACGGGCAAAGTAGAGGTTGTTGATGCGGCAGCCAAAACGATTAAGCTCGACAATGATATGATTTTGTACGTTAACGGAGCTTTCCCTAGCACTGCAATTGGTGACACGCTTGAAGCAACCGGTGTAATTGGCGTGTATAGCAGCAATGTACGACTGGCGATAGCAAACGCAAGTGCTGATTTGGTTATAAAACCTGCTTCTGCCGAGTTTAATGATACATTGAATATTTCCAAGATAGGAGAATATTCCGTAGGTCTCTCCAATAAGGATGGCGGCGTTGCTGAGATCGTTAAATTTAACAAGGATAATGGAAAATTTTATTTGGTGAATGGCTCTGGAAATCCTCCAAGCTTGGATATTGTAAGCTTAGGAAGCGGAAATGGAAATTTGAACAAAGAGAAGACCATTGCGGTGCAGCAGCTCGCTGAGACAGAAGGTTTTCTATATGGAGACTTGACTAGTGTAGATATTAATACGACGACTAAGCGTGTTTCGGTTACTGTTCAAGAGGCGGATGCGCTTAAATCGGGCAAAATACTTGTACTTGACTACGATGGCAATTTGCTTGCGTCTTACATGGCAGGCGTGCAGCCGGATATGATTAAATCGACATCCGATGGCAAATATATTCTGACTGCAGATGAAGCGGAGCCGCGTTCTGGCACGACTGATCCGAAGGGCAGCGTGACGATCGTCAACACGGAAACCAATACGGTTACACAGGTATTGTTCGATGATCCTTCCGTAATTGAGGATGGTGTGCATATTCGCGGACTGGCTGATCCGGCTGACGGGAAAATTAAAACAAGCGGTACGAAAGCGGACGCGATATTTGATTTTGAGCCAGAATACATTACTCTCTCCGAGGACAATAAGACCGCTTATGTGTCACTGCAGGAAAATAACGCAATCGCTATTATTGATATTGCGACAGGTAAAGTGACTGCCGTTAAGGCGCTAGGCTTCAAGGATTACAATGATGTTCGCAATTCGCTCGATCTTGTAAAAGACGGCGCGATCAAGCTGGAAAATGTACCATTTAAAGGGATGTATATGCCTGACGGCATCGCGTCACATACGATCAATGGACAAACGTATCTATTTACTGCCAATGAGGGCGATGTGACGGAATGGCCTAATCGCACGAATGGAAGCACGATTGGGGCATTGAAGGGCAGTCTTGATCCTGCTTCTGCGGCTGCTATTTTCTTAAGTGGCAAGACGGCCTACGATGGCGTCGAAGTAGCGAGCGATATGGGCAATGACAGCATTTATATGTATGGCGGCCGTTCCTTCTCCGTTTGGAATGCGGACACGATGGAGCAGGTCTATGATAGCGGGAATGATTTTGAAACGATTACTGCGGCTCGCCTGCCGGCTTACTTCAATACGAGCAACAGTAAAACAGCGCTTGATGATCGAAGTGGGAAAAAGGGGCCTGAGCCAGAGGATATTAAAACTGGAAAAGTGGGCAATAAAGTGTTGGCTTTTGTTGGACTTGAGCGTATCGGGGGCTTCATGACCTACGATGTGACGGACCCGGCTAATGCAACATTTGCCAATTATACGAATACCCGCGAGTTTAAGGATGGTCAAGGCAAGGATAATTTAGATACCGATACGGGTCCTGAAGGTTTGGAGTTCATTCCTGCAGATATTAGCCCAACGGGAATGCCGTTATTATTAGTCGCTTATGAGGTTGGCGGCAAAGTCGGTGTATACCAGCTGAATGTTACGAAAGTAACGGTTGATAAAAAAGCTTTATCAATGAAGGTTGGCGATGCTTCGAGTAAGCTGAATGCAGTCGCCCGGCCTGCTGCTGGAAGTGCTTCATCGGTCATTTGGTCGTCATCCAATGCAGCAGTAGCGAAGGTGGATGGCAATGGCAATGTTACAGCAGTTTCTGCTGGAAGTGCGGTCATTACGGCAGTAAGTGCCGATGGCTATGGCTTGGCAGAAACGATCGTTACGGTCTTACCTGCCAGCACGGGTACTGGCCCGGATACAGGAACGGTAGTCCCTACACCAACGCCAACCCCGGAACAAGCTGGAACGTCAATTGTGAGCGGGGATACAGTGAAGGCGGTAACGGTTATCAAAGCTGAAACGGATAACGATTCGAATACGACAGCTGAAGTAACGGCAAGCCAAATGGCTGAGACGCTTGCTGCACTGGAAAAAGCGGCAAACGGCAAGCCTGGAGCTGTGGAATTTACAGTAGATAGAAATGCGAATGCCGAGTCTGCAACGATTCGATTCGAGGAGCAGGCGATAGCTCTAATTGCATCAAAAGGACTCGTATCCCTCAGCATAAATGGGGGACTTGGGGCCGTTTCCTTTGACTCTAAGGCTATTGATACATTAACGGCAGCGGCAGCGGCAGGAGCGGGAGAGCTTTCCTTTGCGATAAAAAAAGAAGATGTGTCTAAGTTATCCGATTCAGAGAGGGCAGCCATTGGCAGTCATCCAGCGTATGAGCTTACGATCACAGCGGGCAATACAGCTGTAACCGATCTATTGGGTGGGAAAGTACGTATAAGCATCCCTTACACGCTCCAAGCAGGCGAAGATAGCCAGGCGATTGTGATTTATTATTTTGCGGAGGATGGCCAGCCTGTTGTCGTTTCTAACAGCGTATACGATGCGCTGACAGGACAGCTGTATTTCACGGTCAACCATTTCTCGACGTATGGCATCGGCTACAATCACGTAACCTTTACCGATACGGCAGCAAGCTTTGCGAAGGATTCCATTATGTATCTATCCTCTAGAAATATAATTGGAGGAATGGGCAATGATCGATTTGTGCCGAAGGCAAACATATCGAGAGCAGATTTCACACTCATTCTTGCCAGGATTGCAGGGGCTGAGCTAGATAGCTATACTTCATCAAGCTTTACTGATGTATCGCCTTCCGACTATTATGCGGGAGCAGTGGCGTGGGCTTCTGATAAAGGAATTACTGGAGGTACTGGCAACGGAGTGTTTGAACCGCAGGCTAACATTAGCCGCGAGCAGCTGGTAGCTATGATCGTAAGGTTTGCTGATGTCATGAGCTTTACATTGCCGTCGAATACGAACGCTCAATCGTTTGTAGATGATTCGTCGATTAGCGCATTTGCTAAGGAAGCGGCAGCAGCTGTGCAGCAAGCAGGCATTATTAACGGAAAGCCTGCTGGGAACAACGAAGGCAACAGCTTTGCTCCAAAGGATGCTGCTACCCGTGAGGAAGCTGCTAAAATGCTGGCTAAATTGATACAACTAATGGCATAA